From a region of the Desulfovibrio legallii genome:
- a CDS encoding IscA/HesB family protein, with product MLDLSESARKELEAFFADKEKSPIRVYLAPGGCGGPHLALALDAAGDEDQSEEQGGFTFCINKDLLAQVEGVSIDLTYAGFTVEPKNPLPNTGGGCSGCSGGCGA from the coding sequence ATGCTTGACTTGAGTGAAAGCGCCCGCAAGGAACTGGAAGCCTTTTTTGCGGACAAGGAAAAAAGCCCCATTCGCGTTTATCTCGCCCCTGGCGGCTGCGGTGGGCCGCATCTGGCTCTGGCCCTGGACGCCGCGGGCGACGAGGATCAAAGCGAAGAGCAGGGCGGCTTTACCTTCTGCATCAACAAAGACCTTCTGGCTCAGGTGGAGGGCGTCAGCATTGATCTGACCTACGCGGGCTTCACGGTGGAGCCCAAAAATCCCCTGCCCAACACGGGCGGCGGATGCAGCGGCTGCTCCGGCGGCTGCGGCGCGTAG
- a CDS encoding peptidylprolyl isomerase yields the protein MSSKVICSKGEYIVKKTLVLLLVAWLAVAGVARAAQLNKVAAVVNGQVITMFDLQKNALPDLARARLNPNDPKQAKAVDAVLHKVLDLMIMDILIAQEAKRLKVSVSPAEVDKEIAKIMQANHLTKEQFEQQLARQKGSVADLRANIEKGLLRQKIMGMEVGRKVVVTPDEIQAYYEAHKDTMYDRSGLHMGVLVYPPNVNAASIATQIKSGALSFEEAARKYSIAPNKDKGGDMGLVEWERLNPEWEARLTKMKPGDVTDVFDLQGRKAQVHLFRPGGGGAQLLTFEQAKPQIDAILRQPKAMERFEDYSAQLRNRAVIDIRL from the coding sequence ATGTCCTCAAAGGTAATCTGCTCCAAGGGAGAATACATCGTGAAAAAAACACTTGTTCTGCTGCTGGTTGCCTGGCTTGCGGTTGCGGGCGTGGCCCGGGCCGCCCAGCTCAACAAGGTGGCGGCCGTGGTCAACGGGCAGGTCATCACCATGTTTGACCTGCAGAAGAACGCACTGCCGGACCTGGCCCGCGCCAGACTCAATCCCAATGATCCCAAACAAGCCAAGGCCGTGGATGCTGTGCTGCATAAGGTGCTGGATCTGATGATCATGGACATCCTTATCGCGCAGGAGGCCAAGCGCCTTAAGGTCAGTGTTTCGCCGGCCGAAGTGGACAAAGAAATTGCCAAAATAATGCAGGCCAACCATCTGACAAAAGAGCAGTTCGAGCAGCAGTTGGCCCGGCAGAAAGGCAGTGTGGCCGACCTGCGCGCCAATATTGAAAAAGGTCTGCTGCGTCAGAAAATCATGGGTATGGAGGTGGGCCGCAAGGTAGTGGTCACCCCGGATGAGATTCAGGCCTATTATGAAGCCCATAAGGACACCATGTACGACCGTTCTGGTCTGCACATGGGCGTTCTGGTCTATCCGCCCAACGTCAATGCTGCATCCATAGCCACCCAGATCAAATCCGGCGCGCTTTCATTTGAAGAGGCCGCCCGCAAATATTCCATCGCGCCCAACAAAGACAAGGGCGGCGATATGGGCCTTGTGGAATGGGAACGGCTTAATCCCGAATGGGAAGCCCGCCTGACCAAGATGAAGCCCGGCGACGTAACAGATGTTTTCGATCTGCAGGGCCGCAAGGCCCAGGTGCATTTGTTCCGTCCCGGCGGCGGCGGGGCGCAGCTGCTTACTTTTGAACAGGCCAAACCCCAGATTGACGCTATTTTGCGCCAGCCCAAGGCTATGGAACGGTTTGAGGACTATTCCGCCCAGCTGCGCAACCGGGCCGTCATCGACATCCGGCTGTAA
- the mfd gene encoding transcription-repair coupling factor, with the protein MENLSALLSSGNRQIYLERSGLATRCRLACAAVAAGRSAVLVARDREEYAAARGLLTLFSPELSLADPPPERPVWESPCLGLPTPHQWQDAAAWTARLPVFYALTQQRPRCLVCGVESLLLRYMSVGFFAARSLDLQRGGELAPEMVLDQAADWGYGRVSMVTRPGDMARRGDILDIFPVGYARPVRLEFFGDTLEDMRLFDAESQRSLRDLECLTLLPASPLALDAAGLAAARERCDRLFAEGRIGENECYSFKKALDAGGAGLLPGCLDPSPSLLEDWLPDDCLWLLPGEADSADLVRDGRATLKEKLEAESAPLPQPASLALRKAALPAPWNARQRVYAEPLVMGVEGRGLDFAERALHGFTDLFPLPGAQDRPWQHLAAGLKEWSGQRRQVVLSFASERGRNKFLKLAAQEGIVPALRYAPEQHGLFALVSPFRGGAELGWDNSLVLGENILYPKAEKTPRVASRAFKGLDSFDDLRPGDLLVHKEYGIGRFAGLHHLDLNAAANDFILVEYSGRDKLYVPVDRLGLLQRFKGTEGAEPPLDRLGGAGWTAGREKARKAIEKIAADLVEMYAYRKVTKGFRYDPPGDLYHEFEATFGFEETPDQARAIQEVLEDMDRPRPMDRLVCGDVGFGKTEVALRAAFRAASEGRQVALLCPTTVLAEQHYQTFRARLAGFPVNVGLLSRFVPRPRQKEVLRAAAAGQVDILIGTHRILSSDVRLPNLTLLILDEEQRFGVRHKEKLKALKKNVDVLTLTATPIPRTLQLSMSGIRELSIIETAPQDRKPVASAVLRRDEATLRQVLEREIAREGQVFWVYNRVQGLERVAQYVRGLVPAARVGMAHGQMSETELENTMHQFWHGELDVLVCTSIVESGLDFPRANTLVVDQAQMFGLGQLYQLRGRVGRSDRQAYAYFVVPDAERLTAVAEERLRIILDMDYLGAGFQVAMEDLRLRGAGNILGEVQSGHMCRVGLDLYLEMLEEAVARLKGTPEALVGETELTLGLPAHIPATYIEDGRERLRCYKTLTAAVGGAAREEAALAIRDRFGPFPPELRNFLAVLDFKQFLTELQVQKADVYSDHVRLIWPEGQTAARPEGLVALAARTPGARLLPPAGLHLPLPPDVDVPRGLDSLRAALTGVRAAPAA; encoded by the coding sequence ATGGAGAATCTCAGCGCACTGCTTTCGTCCGGCAACCGGCAGATATATCTGGAGCGCAGCGGTCTGGCTACCCGCTGCCGTCTGGCCTGCGCCGCTGTGGCTGCGGGCCGCAGCGCCGTGCTGGTGGCCCGCGACAGGGAAGAATACGCCGCCGCGCGCGGCCTGCTGACCCTGTTCAGTCCAGAACTTTCGCTGGCCGACCCCCCGCCGGAACGCCCGGTGTGGGAAAGCCCCTGCCTGGGGCTGCCTACGCCGCATCAGTGGCAGGACGCCGCCGCCTGGACCGCGCGCCTGCCCGTGTTCTACGCCCTGACCCAACAGCGCCCCCGCTGTCTGGTCTGCGGGGTGGAAAGCCTGCTGCTGCGCTATATGAGCGTGGGCTTTTTTGCCGCACGCAGTCTGGATCTGCAGCGGGGCGGCGAGCTCGCGCCCGAAATGGTGCTGGACCAGGCCGCCGATTGGGGCTACGGGCGCGTGTCCATGGTCACCCGGCCCGGCGATATGGCCCGGCGCGGCGATATTCTGGATATTTTTCCCGTGGGCTACGCCCGGCCCGTGCGTCTGGAGTTTTTTGGCGACACGCTGGAGGACATGCGCCTGTTTGACGCTGAAAGCCAGCGCTCTCTGCGCGATCTGGAGTGCCTGACTCTGCTGCCCGCCAGCCCCCTGGCCCTGGACGCGGCAGGCTTGGCCGCCGCACGGGAGCGCTGCGACCGTCTGTTTGCCGAAGGCCGCATCGGCGAAAACGAATGTTATTCCTTCAAGAAGGCCCTGGATGCGGGCGGGGCCGGGCTGCTGCCCGGTTGTCTGGACCCATCCCCCAGCCTGCTGGAGGACTGGCTGCCCGACGACTGCCTCTGGCTTTTGCCCGGCGAGGCCGACAGCGCGGATCTTGTGCGCGACGGCCGCGCCACCCTCAAAGAAAAACTGGAGGCGGAAAGCGCCCCCCTGCCGCAGCCCGCGAGCCTGGCCCTGCGCAAGGCCGCGCTGCCCGCACCGTGGAACGCCCGGCAGCGTGTCTATGCCGAGCCCCTGGTCATGGGCGTGGAGGGGCGTGGGCTGGATTTTGCCGAGCGCGCGCTGCACGGCTTTACCGATCTTTTCCCTCTGCCCGGCGCGCAGGACCGCCCATGGCAGCACTTGGCCGCTGGTCTCAAGGAATGGAGCGGGCAGCGGCGCCAGGTGGTGCTGAGCTTTGCCAGTGAACGGGGCCGGAATAAATTTCTCAAGCTGGCGGCGCAGGAGGGCATTGTCCCGGCCCTGCGCTACGCGCCGGAACAGCACGGCCTGTTCGCCTTGGTGTCCCCTTTCCGCGGCGGGGCGGAACTGGGCTGGGACAACAGCCTGGTGCTGGGCGAAAACATCCTCTACCCCAAGGCCGAAAAGACCCCCCGCGTGGCCTCCCGCGCCTTTAAGGGGCTGGACAGCTTTGACGACCTGCGCCCCGGAGATTTGCTGGTGCACAAGGAATACGGCATCGGCCGTTTTGCCGGGCTGCACCACCTGGATCTCAACGCGGCGGCCAATGACTTCATCCTGGTGGAGTATTCCGGGCGGGACAAGCTCTATGTGCCCGTAGACCGTCTTGGCCTGCTGCAGCGCTTCAAGGGGACCGAGGGCGCGGAGCCGCCCCTGGACCGCCTGGGCGGTGCGGGCTGGACGGCCGGACGTGAAAAGGCCCGCAAGGCCATTGAAAAAATTGCCGCCGACCTGGTGGAAATGTACGCCTACCGCAAGGTGACCAAGGGCTTTCGTTATGATCCCCCCGGCGACCTCTACCATGAGTTTGAAGCCACCTTTGGCTTTGAGGAAACGCCGGATCAGGCCCGTGCCATTCAGGAAGTGCTGGAGGATATGGACCGGCCCCGGCCCATGGACCGGCTGGTCTGCGGCGACGTGGGCTTCGGCAAAACCGAAGTGGCCTTGCGCGCCGCCTTCCGCGCCGCCTCCGAGGGACGGCAGGTGGCCCTGCTCTGTCCCACCACGGTACTGGCCGAGCAGCACTACCAGACCTTCCGGGCGCGTCTGGCGGGCTTTCCCGTCAATGTGGGCCTGCTCAGCCGTTTTGTGCCGCGTCCCCGGCAGAAGGAGGTGCTGCGCGCCGCCGCCGCCGGACAGGTCGACATCCTCATCGGCACCCACCGCATCCTTTCCAGCGACGTGCGGCTGCCCAACCTGACCCTGCTCATCCTGGACGAGGAGCAGCGTTTCGGCGTGCGTCACAAAGAAAAACTCAAGGCCCTCAAAAAAAACGTGGATGTGCTCACCCTTACGGCTACGCCCATCCCACGCACCCTGCAGCTCTCCATGTCCGGCATTCGGGAGCTTTCCATCATTGAAACGGCACCTCAGGACCGCAAGCCCGTGGCTTCGGCCGTGCTGCGGCGCGACGAGGCCACCCTGCGCCAGGTGCTGGAGCGCGAAATAGCGCGCGAGGGGCAGGTCTTTTGGGTTTACAACCGGGTGCAGGGGCTGGAGCGTGTGGCCCAGTACGTGCGCGGGCTGGTCCCCGCAGCCCGCGTGGGCATGGCCCACGGCCAGATGTCCGAAACCGAACTGGAAAACACCATGCACCAGTTCTGGCACGGCGAGCTGGACGTGCTGGTCTGCACCTCCATTGTGGAATCCGGGCTGGATTTCCCTCGCGCCAATACCTTGGTGGTGGATCAGGCCCAGATGTTCGGCCTGGGGCAGCTTTACCAGTTGCGCGGCCGCGTGGGGCGCAGCGACCGGCAGGCTTACGCCTACTTTGTGGTGCCCGACGCCGAGCGCCTTACCGCCGTGGCTGAGGAGCGCTTGCGCATTATTCTGGATATGGACTACCTGGGCGCGGGCTTTCAGGTGGCCATGGAGGACTTGCGTCTGCGCGGGGCGGGCAATATTCTGGGCGAGGTGCAGTCCGGGCACATGTGCCGGGTGGGGCTGGACCTGTATCTGGAAATGCTGGAGGAGGCCGTGGCGCGCCTCAAGGGCACGCCCGAAGCCCTGGTGGGCGAAACCGAGCTGACCTTGGGCCTGCCTGCGCACATCCCCGCCACATATATTGAAGACGGGCGCGAGCGTCTGCGCTGCTACAAAACCCTGACTGCAGCCGTGGGCGGCGCGGCCCGGGAAGAGGCGGCCCTGGCCATCCGCGACCGTTTCGGCCCCTTCCCCCCTGAATTGCGAAATTTCCTGGCCGTGCTGGATTTCAAACAGTTTCTGACGGAACTGCAGGTGCAGAAGGCTGATGTCTACAGCGACCATGTGCGGCTGATCTGGCCTGAAGGACAGACCGCCGCCCGGCCGGAAGGTCTGGTAGCCTTGGCCGCCCGCACACCGGGGGCGCGCCTGCTGCCCCCGGCGGGCCTGCATCTGCCGCTGCCCCCGGATGTGGACGTGCCCCGGGGGCTGGACAGCCTGCGCGCGGCTTTGACCGGCGTGCGCGCCGCCCCGGCGGCCTGA
- a CDS encoding helix-turn-helix domain-containing protein: protein MTLEELGAALRAEREKRGLSVDDVAAHLKIGARQLRALEEGDTAGLPHPAYAKGFIRSYAAYVGLAAEEVATALVALNSDAEAAPPQSVYEPERLLAPSRNLRPFLALAAALVLLAGLGWLAWRQGALDFVTSQTRRLAQPATEAEVVPSRERAVPLSSAQSPQMVVEPSVAAPGASSSAAPSTSVSPSGAPRPGATDVAPGGLAAGVADSQSVAVPGGASGNVGAGATVPTPVGTPGWGGQPAAAAVQPGTAQPGAAQPGAAQPGEEQSGPHKVILTALEECWVHSNADNTDTRQFSLRKGDTFALTFSKSLELKLGNAGGVRLRYDGQDQPPAGQSGQVRTLKFPPAQP, encoded by the coding sequence ATGACCTTAGAGGAACTGGGCGCGGCCCTGCGCGCCGAACGCGAAAAGCGCGGCCTGAGCGTGGATGATGTGGCCGCGCATCTCAAAATCGGGGCGCGTCAGCTGCGCGCCCTGGAAGAAGGCGACACTGCGGGCCTGCCCCATCCGGCCTACGCCAAGGGCTTTATCCGTTCCTATGCCGCCTATGTCGGGCTGGCGGCCGAAGAAGTAGCCACAGCCCTCGTCGCCCTGAACAGCGATGCGGAAGCCGCACCGCCCCAGAGCGTTTACGAGCCGGAGCGCCTGCTTGCGCCTTCGCGTAACCTCAGGCCTTTTCTGGCCCTGGCGGCGGCGTTGGTGCTGCTGGCTGGTCTGGGCTGGCTGGCCTGGCGGCAGGGAGCGCTGGATTTTGTGACGTCCCAGACCCGCCGTCTGGCGCAGCCGGCTACAGAGGCCGAAGTGGTCCCCAGCCGGGAACGCGCCGTGCCCCTGTCCTCGGCCCAGTCTCCGCAGATGGTCGTAGAGCCTTCCGTGGCGGCGCCGGGCGCTTCTTCGTCCGCAGCGCCGTCCACTTCTGTGAGTCCGTCCGGAGCCCCCCGGCCTGGCGCAACAGACGTCGCTCCCGGCGGGCTTGCCGCCGGCGTTGCAGACAGCCAGTCCGTCGCTGTGCCCGGCGGGGCTTCCGGCAACGTCGGGGCCGGGGCCACTGTCCCCACGCCCGTGGGCACGCCCGGCTGGGGCGGGCAGCCCGCTGCAGCTGCAGTCCAGCCCGGCACAGCTCAGCCCGGCGCAGCGCAGCCTGGCGCAGCGCAGCCTGGCGAAGAGCAGAGCGGTCCGCATAAGGTCATCCTTACCGCGCTGGAAGAATGCTGGGTGCACTCCAATGCCGATAATACCGATACCCGCCAGTTTTCTTTACGCAAGGGTGATACCTTTGCCCTGACCTTCAGCAAGAGTCTGGAGCTCAAGCTGGGCAACGCCGGCGGCGTGCGCCTGCGCTACGATGGTCAGGATCAGCCCCCGGCCGGGCAGAGCGGCCAGGTGCGCACCCTCAAGTTTCCCCCGGCCCAGCCATGA
- the pyrR gene encoding bifunctional pyr operon transcriptional regulator/uracil phosphoribosyltransferase PyrR, which produces MPTIPLLDQQEIARILDRLASQVRERHAHCDQVMLVGIERRGADLARRLAALLGHGLGRPVPLGTLDINLYRDDWTSLEGKPHIGRSCIPEDVDGRVVILVDDVLFTGRTIRAALEALLDYGRPSAVELLVLVDRGHRELPIQADYVGRTVNTSRQEHVDVLLTERDGQDAVSLIAPGD; this is translated from the coding sequence ATGCCCACCATCCCCTTGCTGGACCAACAGGAAATCGCCCGCATTCTGGACCGCCTGGCTTCGCAGGTGCGGGAACGCCACGCCCACTGCGACCAGGTCATGCTGGTGGGCATTGAACGCCGGGGCGCAGACCTGGCCCGCCGCCTGGCCGCCCTTCTGGGGCACGGCCTGGGCCGCCCCGTGCCCCTGGGCACTCTGGACATCAATCTCTACCGCGACGACTGGACAAGCCTTGAAGGCAAGCCCCACATCGGCCGGTCCTGCATCCCCGAAGATGTGGACGGCCGCGTGGTCATCCTGGTGGACGACGTACTTTTTACCGGACGCACTATCCGGGCCGCCCTGGAGGCCCTCCTGGACTACGGCCGCCCCAGCGCCGTGGAACTGCTGGTGCTGGTGGACCGCGGCCACCGTGAGCTACCCATCCAGGCGGACTATGTAGGCCGCACGGTCAACACCAGCCGTCAGGAACACGTGGACGTGCTGCTGACCGAACGTGACGGCCAGGACGCCGTAAGCCTGATCGCCCCCGGCGACTGA
- the yedE gene encoding YedE family putative selenium transporter: MRTGSNIFATTTGIVVTGLLFGVLAVLLQQAGNPGNMGICVVCFNRDIAGAIGLHRAAVVQYLRPEIMGMVLGAFGAALLFGEYKPRGGSAPITRFLLGAVAGIGALVFLGCPWRVILRLAGGDAHALFGLAGLIVGVGVGTLFFRKGFSLGRSQSQNAISGLVLPAIMLGLTALALADPQVSGQGQSGVLFYSLKGPGAQHAPFILSLCAGLAVGFAAQRSRFCTMGALRDVLLFNQWHLALGFLAMLAAALVLNLGFGSFHWGFENQPVAQPNDLWNFLGMATAGLAFALAGGCPGRQLFMAGEGDNDAAVFALGLLVGTAVAHNFGLASSPAGIGPHGMAATLAGLGICLCIGFANCKRGA, from the coding sequence ATGAGAACGGGCTCCAACATTTTTGCCACCACCACAGGCATTGTGGTTACAGGGCTGCTGTTCGGCGTGCTGGCTGTGCTGCTGCAGCAGGCCGGCAACCCTGGCAACATGGGCATCTGCGTGGTCTGCTTCAACCGCGATATCGCCGGCGCCATAGGCCTGCACCGGGCGGCCGTGGTGCAGTACCTGCGGCCCGAAATCATGGGCATGGTTCTGGGGGCCTTTGGTGCGGCCCTGCTTTTCGGCGAATACAAGCCGCGCGGCGGTTCCGCCCCCATCACCCGCTTTTTGCTGGGCGCTGTGGCAGGCATAGGCGCGCTGGTCTTTCTGGGCTGCCCCTGGCGCGTCATCCTGCGCCTGGCCGGCGGCGACGCGCACGCCCTGTTCGGCCTGGCCGGGCTCATCGTCGGTGTGGGCGTGGGCACGCTCTTCTTCCGCAAGGGCTTTTCCCTGGGCCGCAGCCAAAGCCAGAACGCCATCTCCGGCCTGGTTCTGCCCGCCATCATGCTGGGGCTCACGGCCCTGGCCCTGGCCGACCCGCAAGTAAGCGGCCAGGGCCAGAGCGGCGTTCTGTTCTACTCTCTCAAAGGCCCCGGCGCACAGCACGCGCCCTTCATCCTCTCGCTCTGCGCCGGCCTGGCCGTGGGCTTTGCGGCCCAGCGCAGCCGCTTCTGCACCATGGGCGCTTTGCGCGACGTGCTGCTCTTCAACCAATGGCACCTGGCCCTGGGCTTTCTGGCCATGCTGGCCGCCGCCCTGGTCCTCAACCTGGGCTTCGGATCCTTCCACTGGGGTTTTGAGAATCAACCCGTGGCCCAGCCCAACGATCTCTGGAACTTCCTCGGCATGGCCACCGCCGGGCTGGCCTTTGCCCTGGCCGGCGGCTGCCCCGGACGACAGCTCTTCATGGCCGGCGAAGGCGACAACGACGCCGCCGTCTTTGCCCTGGGCCTGCTGGTGGGCACGGCCGTGGCCCACAACTTCGGTCTGGCCTCCAGCCCTGCCGGCATAGGCCCCCACGGCATGGCCGCCACCCTGGCAGGCCTGGGCATCTGTCTCTGCATCGGATTCGCCAACTGCAAGCGAGGTGCGTAA
- a CDS encoding peptidylprolyl isomerase: MIADPAVARRTRRAGFLLAAFCLCLALAGCLEARLPEGVVATVNGEPIFLRGLQALLDSRSATLGVLRRPSLEDMRRRYGEGLGSLIVCALVRQDLQRRQLAVSPEALEAAIDAVRRDYGGKEALDRYLADEALDAEQWRALMRDHLSLVQFEKLVLEPDIRVGLEEIRAYYQAHGADFQLPSLLAVCLVSADERAAVEGFCRALPRLPGREEEGAPYQCLEVRSEDLPAVWRKAVADLAPGQCAPPRKEEGAWRSVALMARKPAARMDLAEAYPLVERELREEKLDAAFLRWLEAALATARIRVAPDLKTDLVTPPSARKNGEEESGAEQVP, encoded by the coding sequence ATGATTGCCGACCCCGCTGTGGCGCGCCGTACACGCCGTGCAGGATTCCTGCTGGCGGCGTTCTGCCTGTGTCTGGCTCTGGCCGGCTGCCTGGAGGCGCGGCTGCCCGAGGGCGTGGTGGCCACCGTCAACGGTGAGCCCATTTTTTTGCGCGGCCTGCAGGCCTTGCTGGACAGCCGTTCCGCGACCCTGGGGGTTCTGCGGCGCCCCTCGCTGGAAGACATGCGCCGCCGCTATGGCGAAGGTCTGGGCTCGCTTATCGTCTGCGCCCTGGTGCGGCAGGATCTGCAGCGTCGCCAGCTGGCTGTGAGTCCTGAAGCTCTGGAGGCGGCCATTGACGCCGTACGACGGGACTACGGCGGCAAAGAGGCCCTGGACCGTTATCTGGCCGACGAGGCTCTGGATGCGGAGCAGTGGCGGGCCCTCATGCGCGACCACCTTTCGCTGGTGCAGTTTGAAAAACTGGTGCTGGAGCCGGATATCCGGGTGGGGTTGGAAGAAATTCGGGCCTATTATCAAGCGCATGGGGCGGATTTTCAGCTGCCCTCGCTGCTGGCGGTCTGCCTGGTCAGCGCCGATGAGCGGGCGGCAGTGGAAGGCTTTTGCCGGGCCTTGCCCCGGCTGCCCGGCAGGGAAGAGGAAGGCGCGCCTTATCAGTGCCTGGAGGTCCGTTCTGAGGACCTGCCCGCGGTCTGGCGCAAGGCCGTGGCCGATCTGGCCCCGGGCCAGTGCGCTCCGCCCCGGAAGGAGGAAGGCGCCTGGCGCTCTGTGGCGCTTATGGCGCGCAAGCCTGCCGCGCGTATGGATCTGGCCGAAGCCTATCCGCTGGTTGAGCGGGAACTGCGCGAAGAAAAGCTGGACGCCGCCTTTCTCCGTTGGCTCGAAGCCGCCTTGGCCACGGCCCGCATTCGGGTAGCCCCGGATCTCAAAACGGACCTTGTGACGCCGCCTTCGGCCCGGAAAAACGGGGAAGAAGAAAGCGGCGCGGAGCAGGTGCCGTAG
- the recO gene encoding DNA repair protein RecO — MTEWADSALVLRMGHFREADLWLKMLCRGHGLLTLFAFGGSRSRRRFCGCLDVLNSLHCRVSASRRGDFLNLEEAVLLDGPQTLRQDWRRMGLAANCLRFVEALGVTAEGAAGAYALVEDLRRTLESAPALPGLFPLFFRLRLAGVMGFAPNLESCGQCGAPLEGGGQFVVDEGQMRCPVCRAASGPARYGVELRPAGLDLLRHVQQELPSGWRVDALPAEDRRACARAIDGFVQYHLGLAWEEGFFRRV; from the coding sequence ATGACCGAATGGGCCGACAGCGCGCTGGTGCTGCGTATGGGGCACTTTCGCGAGGCCGACCTCTGGCTGAAGATGCTCTGCCGCGGGCACGGGCTGCTGACCCTCTTTGCCTTCGGCGGCAGCCGCAGCCGACGACGCTTCTGCGGTTGTCTGGATGTGCTCAACAGCCTGCACTGCCGGGTCAGCGCCTCGCGGCGCGGCGATTTTCTCAATCTGGAAGAGGCCGTGCTTCTGGACGGACCGCAGACCCTGCGGCAGGACTGGCGGCGCATGGGCCTTGCGGCCAACTGTCTGCGCTTTGTGGAAGCGCTGGGCGTTACGGCCGAAGGCGCGGCCGGGGCCTATGCCCTGGTGGAGGATCTGCGCCGCACGCTGGAAAGCGCGCCGGCCTTGCCCGGTCTGTTCCCGCTGTTTTTCCGGCTGCGCCTGGCCGGAGTCATGGGCTTTGCGCCTAATCTGGAGAGCTGCGGTCAGTGTGGCGCGCCTCTGGAGGGGGGCGGACAGTTTGTGGTGGACGAAGGGCAGATGCGCTGCCCTGTCTGCCGCGCGGCGTCCGGACCGGCGCGTTACGGCGTGGAGCTGCGCCCAGCCGGGCTTGACCTTTTGCGGCATGTGCAGCAAGAATTGCCCTCCGGTTGGCGCGTGGACGCGCTGCCCGCCGAGGACCGGCGGGCCTGCGCCAGGGCCATCGACGGTTTTGTGCAGTACCACCTGGGGCTGGCCTGGGAAGAGGGCTTTTTTCGGCGCGTCTGA
- a CDS encoding sulfurtransferase TusA family protein, with protein sequence MSQVIDTRGLSCPQPVLLFLTAAKRNGDGPFSVLVDNDASRENVSRAARNRGFVVDAADAADKGAGVTLLEIHKA encoded by the coding sequence ATGTCGCAAGTCATCGACACCCGCGGGCTTTCCTGCCCCCAACCCGTGCTTCTGTTTCTCACCGCCGCCAAGCGGAACGGCGACGGCCCCTTCAGCGTGCTGGTGGATAACGACGCCAGCCGCGAAAACGTCAGCCGCGCCGCGCGCAACCGCGGCTTTGTGGTGGACGCCGCAGACGCCGCGGACAAGGGGGCAGGCGTGACCTTGCTGGAAATCCATAAGGCCTGA
- a CDS encoding IscA/HesB family protein: MIELSESARKELDAFFADKKKDPIRVYMTAGUGGPRLALALDEPNDQDQTEEQAGYTFCVNKTLLDQIQGVKIDLTYMGFAVDPAVPFASDGASSCGSCGGGCGS, encoded by the coding sequence ATGATCGAACTGAGTGAAAGCGCCCGCAAGGAGCTCGACGCCTTCTTCGCGGACAAAAAAAAGGATCCCATTCGGGTCTATATGACCGCCGGCTGAGGCGGGCCGCGCTTGGCACTGGCTCTGGACGAGCCTAATGATCAGGATCAAACCGAAGAACAGGCCGGCTACACTTTTTGTGTCAATAAAACCTTGTTGGACCAGATTCAGGGCGTGAAAATCGACCTGACCTACATGGGCTTTGCTGTGGACCCCGCAGTTCCCTTCGCCTCTGACGGCGCAAGCAGCTGCGGCAGCTGCGGCGGCGGTTGCGGCAGTTAG
- a CDS encoding DUF3343 domain-containing protein, whose translation MSVFSPVRKALSLLRGRLPSASLGARSPATAPAGNGRQGCDDRGLLVFEHTGEVIRAERLLRAAGLKVEVKGPPPELRTGCDMVVVFPLLLQARALTVLHEAGLTPLRAVSAHDVLLEPVSLFQTRRINGRWIMVRAANMKITLDSATGRIVNISGGGCPDVPWLASQLCGRDLQTAPAPLSLGQTLCCYSLQKAFDELRTVMAAPHTGTRQPDGTPQQTADQPASRPVA comes from the coding sequence ATGTCTGTTTTTTCTCCCGTGCGCAAGGCGCTTTCCCTTCTGCGCGGTCGCCTGCCCAGCGCGTCCTTGGGCGCGCGTTCGCCGGCGACCGCTCCCGCCGGAAACGGCCGCCAGGGCTGCGACGACCGTGGTCTGCTGGTTTTTGAGCATACCGGAGAGGTCATCCGGGCCGAACGCCTTCTGCGGGCCGCCGGGCTGAAGGTGGAGGTCAAGGGCCCGCCCCCGGAACTGCGTACGGGCTGCGACATGGTGGTGGTCTTTCCCCTGCTGCTTCAGGCCCGCGCCCTGACCGTACTGCACGAAGCGGGGCTCACGCCCCTGCGCGCGGTCAGCGCCCACGATGTGCTTCTGGAACCCGTGTCCCTGTTTCAGACCCGCCGCATCAATGGCCGCTGGATTATGGTGCGTGCGGCCAACATGAAAATCACTCTGGACAGCGCCACGGGCCGTATTGTCAATATCTCAGGCGGCGGCTGCCCGGACGTGCCCTGGCTGGCCAGTCAGCTCTGTGGCCGCGACCTGCAGACTGCCCCGGCCCCCCTGAGCCTGGGGCAGACCCTGTGCTGCTACAGCCTGCAAAAGGCCTTTGACGAACTCAGGACCGTCATGGCCGCGCCCCACACGGGGACGCGGCAACCGGACGGCACGCCCCAGCAGACTGCGGACCAGCCTGCCAGCCGCCCTGTCGCCTGA